A window of the Canis lupus baileyi chromosome 8, mCanLup2.hap1, whole genome shotgun sequence genome harbors these coding sequences:
- the OR2AE1 gene encoding olfactory receptor 2AE1 — translation MWQRNQTFLADFILEGLFDDSLIHLFLFSLTILVFLIAVSGNTLTILLICADAQLHTPMYFLLSQLSLMDLMHVSTTIPKMATNYLSGKKTISFVGCATQHFLYLSLGGGECLLLVLMSYDRYVAICHPLRYTILMNRKVGLMMAIMSWLGASINSLIHTVILMHFPFCGSRKIHHFYCEFPAVVKLVCGDITVYETIVYISSVILLLFPIFLVSTSYGFILHSVIQMHSAGSKRNAFATCSSHLIVVSFWFGACIFSYMRPRSQRTPLQDKVGSVFYSIITPTLNPLIYTLRNKDIAKAMRRVLGRDILTQRQQLPLP, via the coding sequence ATGTGGCAGAGGAATCAGACCTTTCTGGCAGACTTCATCCTTGAAGGCCTCTTTGATGACTCTCTCATccaccttttccttttctccttaacCATATTGGTCTTCCTTATTGCAGTGAGTGGCAACACGCTCACTATTCTCCTCATCTGTGCTGATGCCCAGCTTCACACACCCATGTACTTCCTGCTCAGTCAGCTCTCCCTCATGGATCTAATGCATGTCTCCACAACCATCCCAAAGATGGCTACCAATTATCTATCTGGCAAGAAGACCATCTCCTTTGTGGGCTGCGCTACCCAGCACTTCCTCTATTTGTCTCTGGGTGGTGGTGAGTGTCTTCTCTTAGTTCTCAtgtcctatgaccgctatgtTGCCATTTGTCATCCACTTCGTTATACCATTCTCATGAACAGAAAGGTGGGATTGATGATGGCTATCATGTCATGGTTGGGGGCATCCATAAACTCTCTAATTCACACAGTGATCTTGATGCATTTCCCTTTCTGTGGGTCTCGGAAAATCCACCACTTCTACTGTGAGTTTCCAGCTGTTGTGAAGTTGGTGTGTGGAGACATCACTGTTTATGAGACCATAGTGTATATCAGCAGTGTCATACTTCTCCTCTTCCCCATTTTCCTAGTTTCTACATCTTATGGCTTCATCCTCCACAGTGTCATTCAGATGCATTCAGCTGGGAGTAAGAGAAATGCCTTTGCTACTTGTAGCTCTCACCTCATTGTGGTTTCTTTCTGGTTTGGGGcctgcatcttttcatatatgaGGCCCAGGTCCCAGCGTACTCCATTGCAAGACAAAGTTGGTTCTGTGTTTTATAGCATCATTACTCCCACCCTCAATCCTTTGATTTATACTCTCCGGAATAAGGATATAGCTAAGGCTATGAGAAGAGTACTAGGGAGAGATATTCTCACTCAGAGACAGCAATTGCCATTGCCCTGA